The sequence ACATAGATTACTTCAATACAATGAAAAGCAGTTATTgctatttcaattatatttagaacttaGTAAAAGTAAATccttataaaagaaaatttatggaattgttaataaaattaaaatgaaatatcaaattaattatgaagtagtaagtattatttaatatttataataatcagtaaaattgtattatgctaTGCGTTTAATGataattgtatcattatttCAGGTAGCtcgcaatatttttttacaacttcTTTGATGCAAGccagaaataatatattctagttaaaaatattgaagtaaaaatatagcAAGAATTGtacatagttattttattagtttagtttaaaagtaatacgttgttgtataaattacttaaataaaatcaatacaatatcattaattaataggtataatatttataaataattttatacaaaaataaaaactgacgCTACAGTTGTTATAAAacttttctaaattaataaaatacaaaactaataggtacattattaattaatataaaatataaatacaagttaCTGCGATAATTTTGCAACCCTTATTCAAAAGTAAGGTTAGTCTAACCCGATAATGCGTGCACGTAGCTCACTGGTGAGTGGAGAGGTATATTGCAACCCTTTGTTCAAATTAGTAAAGTTTGATTGTTGTAGGTACCGTCGTTAAAATCGTTAACTCAAAGTTCGTGTTATTTTTGTATGAAGTGTCGGAGTGAACATTCTAGACACTATAGCTGGTATATCGTTAAGCTGCTACTTAGGTTGTTTGTTTTTGGATGGGTGACCACCTGAGAATTAAGGTGATATATggcacaaaatgtattctataacCTATAATTAAGTCTTAAAACATAATTgacgatataaaataataaagcatactattttattaaattacatagagtcttataaaataagatatttacataatatcatcaAATTTGTAGGTATGAGTATTGTAGCTCATGTGtcattatcttaatatttttaagaatttcattaaaataacacatgaaataaaatatgtcattgGTACCAACCATTTTATTGTTACCAcacatatcaaatatataatattacacattcaAGTAAATCGACTTGGTttacattacattaattatataataataataatacatattcaatattattgacataaaaaaaaaaagtttaatattaaatataacaacaaacaatactatttatatatatatatattttttatattaaacttgtaATAACATGAAGaattggtaatttttaaagGAATCGTAAACTAGATACAATTTAGATTTTAACGAAATTGTTTATTGGCACATATGAtggttaaaacttaatttattataacaagggtaaaataaaataaagtattatagtcACATTACAGCTTATTACACTTCCGTTATAGTTTCATGTGTGTGTTCATCCGACAGGAGCAAGTCGAAATAAAAGGTAACTTCCattgatattcatattataatagttgtccATACGCTTTTTAAATATCATCCTAGTCGAACAAAATTATCTGGTGTTCTGGAGTAactgtaaaaacataaaaattcaaatatattttgatttatattctcGTGTTTATAAGACATTATCCATATTGGTTATTATAGGTGTTATGACTATGGCAAATCGAAAACCACGTGGCgtaccaaattataatatgattttataaaacgcCAAAGCaggtataatactaaaaaatgtatatttttttactaagcaGAATAGGAATCTGaatatttatagtatgtttATCGATAATGGATTTTTCAACGATAACATTGTAcagggataataataatatcatattatacgtgAATTAAACGTTAAACCAATAATGTTACTatacatctaataaaatatttttctaaataatttatgtcacgtttaataccaattttattgtattaaatttttttatatttatagtaaaatttcacTCACTTTCTGCTGTCATAAATTCAATTGATTTTTCGCATAAAAactcaagtttattttaaaagttaatgtttatgataatcttaatttacttaaaattttaaatattgtattattattactatttttttttgaaggtACTTTTTATGATTTCCTAATGTGAATTACTTAAGGAAGTTGTATGAATTTGtgctatagatataaataattttgcaaCATATGCTCTaacagaaaattttttttttttattttgcgcATTTTCTTAGCCTTCCTAAcataaaaatcatacatttaacattttttcttttgctAAATATAAAAGCTCTATATTTATGTCGATTTCGAAGTTTAATGCCAAAATGTATGTAAGTACCACTCGTTTTagcaattaaaattgttttttttttgtacattttcctAGCTTCATATGGCCATACAatcaaaaaatcatattttacaaattataagtgtacaatttagttacaaattaattttacaagttAAAATTCGAAAATACCACTTTTTCCATTAGagtgaaattttttataaacttaggtatgaataaattctttttaaaatattcaattaaactttatttcatctaatcatttaaatgttgaaacatGGGTATGAGAAAATCTTATTGCGTTACAtgtgattttatataaattacctagAAGGTGCGTAAACATTtcgaatttaattttgtacataaatattaaatatgataaaaatgtttttatttatatttaccacGAAGTTACGTTTTCCCTGATGTCGCAAGCACCAATAAGTTCATTGAACCCTAGTCCTGTTCCACAATTGTATAGCCTAGGCCTACCGCTAACGCAAAGGTAAAATTTTTGACAATCCATAGAGTTAGGATGGAGCTTGTGACCTTCCAGCGGGTTCTCTTCAGGTGGGCATCTGAATCCAAGAAAtgctaaaacaaatataatttaaattttaaattatatatttatatatttatttatatttactatgattATATAGATTTGACTGAACACGAAATAATTTCATAACATATCGTGATTTTTGTTATGTAATTCCTATttcaaatatgatattatatgagatttttaatggtttttttttaaattttttattcgtgTATAATTGCCGCGtgatatgtaggtaggtactgcaACTAGAAAAAGTCATCGGTATTGTAATTTCGGGTTTGAGTCTTCGCTATCAACATTTTTGTAGTCAACGATTAATAcggtttattgaatttataggtagttatattcaaaaataaactgtctaatataataattaggaaaGCCGATCAATATTCatctcattttattatattgacgtATTTCCATAAAACTCTGTTAACgcagattaattatattataaattggtcttgtatttggtatttataataacagaCCGGGACCATAGATCgtcaatttaaatgtttaatgttcgTTCACTTCATGCTCGATGTATGCAttcaattcaaatattcaatacttAATTAGATTTGTGAAAACTAATAACACTCGCCAAGTGTAAATTCATGGGGAATTGGATTTATAAGTGTGATTCTCATTGATGCGCAttgcgcataataatattaatcaatttgtaCACcactcattataatataccaatgtgtataaatatatcattatattattatgcgtgtaTGCGTCTGCAGTAGGTATACACTATTCGTATAATACGAATTAGCATAGATTTTGACTTCggttttagttttttacatgttgtattatttatattattgtagctaatataacgtgtatattttaaattatagtttacctTCTGCGTCACACGTGTCTACCTGATCCGGCCAGTCACATCTAAACGTCAACTCATTGAATGCCAATCCTTCAGGACAATCAAATTTATATCCTATGCCGTTTACGCAATTAAGAAATTGACCACATTTTGTCTCGTCGCCCAGCCGAAAGTAACCGAACTGTCTTGGACAGTCGCTGGTGGATTGCGGGGGTTCTGTAAAGGTATTAAagcaacaattttaattttaaggcaTTACTTATCActgaattttaatacataaaataatgtataactcCACCGCTGATTCCTATCAAATCTGAAGctttgaaataactaatttagAATCATGATTCATTATCCTCGTACTGTAAATGGAAatcataaataagttattattttaaataaaacttacgcAATTGGGTTCTTCCCTCACAATCTACTTCTGGTGGATATTGACACGGGTAAGAGAATATCGATGACTTAGAGTTAAAGAACAGTCCGTCGGGACATAGCTTTTCTGCGGGTACGCCATTCTCGCATTGTAAATATCtaatacaacatacattttatttcaacaaaaatcttaaaaaaaaaatattgtaaaagttaTTACAGTGAGTAAAAACGAcgacgttaaaataaaattaacaatgaggtggttataaaagaataataataataaaaaacaattacattttataaaattaaattacattttcagtAAACTTTTGAATCGTGTTATATaccataattgaataataacaataaataattttaaacttcattttatatcatgtactataatgaaattttttactGTGTATTTCGTATAATTGATTCgtatcttatttactattattatcttttaaatctatttacctacatacattaaaatttatacatcGTTATTCTTTTATAGGTACACACTTATTTTCTTGAAAAGTTTTCATTCATTACCTTGATACTTGAGAAATGTTTTAGGTTTCTTTTCAATCCTTTTAAATGGTTCAcgaaaatcgaatttttttcgttcaaaaatgactattataatatatttaaaatgaattatgtaaaaatcgaatttcgaaAAAAAGAGTAATTAATTAGTAACAAAAATGTAGATGAGTGTAGTAGAGTGGCACAGGGTAGGTGTAGAAAAACATTGATCCACTTCTACATTCATCTAACCTTTACGTAAgtacttataactaattaactactaGTTTGAAATTCTCACAGAAATATTCTGGTaactaaaatgaaataaaataagtatggcataatttaaaacagaaaataaacttttaacaattataacagtaaaaaatagtaaaatatataactaattaaaaaaaaaaaaaaattcttttgtacttcctattatatatctaaaataactattaggtttttaaatacactattaataataaaccaaataaaaataagttcctAAATCAGCACTGTATcatcaattattttagtataatgataaatgtaacataatatggaGTATGActcttaaaataaaagaaaacaattaatttttaattttaatatttatactttattatgttatctattttattgtttcatataCATAGATCGAGCTATATTCTGAATTATCgtcgtactatattattatatcacgcgCGTTGACGTTATGTCTGTGCAATAGTATGCACACGTACCTACGTtatctattatgtatttttttatccaaCTCGCGATAATGTTATTACTCATAATGACATACGTCAAAACTCACTTGTCGCACTGATTGCCCAACGGGTACCGTCCGTTTCTTTCTGGACAAACGTTACTACCTGAACACGTCAAAAATTACACAAACATTTTTCCGACTATTAATTTCATGCAGTGTTGCCTACATACTTGTGGCCGCGTCGCGATCGTATCCGCCGTTGTCCAAGTACTGTCGCTGCCTCCTGACCGTCCTACGCGTTACACCACCtgcaaatgttaatataataaattatgcgaTCCGACGATAATATCTatccacaatattataataaatgataaaggTGATGCAGTATAGACTATTGATGAATCGACCAGAGCAAACGTTTTCATATTATTCTCTGTATGTGACCTCTGTCGTTTATGTGTTTGCAATGACTCTCCTCTCCTCACAAACACGCTAGATCCACATAACTACACTCCCCCACCCTGGTGAAGTCTCCCCCTCAATACACATGACTGACTGCGTCTGTTTTGAGTTtactatgtatgtatgtgtctCCGAATCGAGAACGTAATGTCTGTGAACGcgtgtatttatacataattaatcgtATATAtcgcatttttaatttataacatacaaataataaattttatttatttaaaaaaaatttaaataaatattttggtaggtaaaaaaaatactattagacAATAAAATCCACGTGTAATAAAAGTTGTGTTGTACCGCGCGAtgtcttaaaacttaaaataataaaatcttataaaaacacTGATTTCATTCAGATATAAAATTTACGgcgattaatatttatatcacacaataaaataattatagaaaaaacactatttgtataataagtatctatatagaaaataattaaatgctaCTTATTTTCCTAACTATTTGCTGCATcaattttgaagtatttttaatatattttataggtatttaggatagttaaataaaatataaaattacgtaGTGGTTGTAAATAGTTACTACTAATTaaaaagtcatattatatttcattttttgtttcataCACGATTTATATTAGCTATATTCTTCCCGAGAATGCTATTTTAATATCgagaaaacaattataaaaattatttttttccaagcGACTTGGAATactaacgataaaaaaaaagttactcaAAATACAGtcataatacacaaaatatcaGGATAATCGatttaatgttttactttttacatttttggacGTTACTGCGGTCATTTTACTCTGCCCAAAGGCACGAGACAAAAATCACACACATGcatatacagtgaaacttccatataacgaagtcgaataagtaacaaaaaaaaattgtagtatggaggaattcgttaaatagaattacgtattcattaacaatgaagctcatagttcttaaaaatatttcgttaaacagaaaatttcgtAAAACGGAGTTCGTTATATGGAAGTTTCATAGTATAGTACATACGGTAAAACTTAAGTCTGCATCGTAGTCATCCTACCGGCGAAatagtaatactattatagtactataacGTCGTAGCCTGTCTAAATATACTTGAACAGGCGGGGAAAAATTCGTATCAGGCAATGTACGTTATTCATCATCGTATCTGCATACGGTCGGCggagtattatgataataatattattattattacgatatcgGTTTAAACGTTTGTACGtcgttgttattaattattacacaacGGGTGGCGATTTATGGTTCTTTTCTCGTGAATACGCCGATACGCGTCGCCCGACGACCACGCGCCGACCACCCGGAGACTTGCGCGTTTTGAATTATGATCGTTGCACGTTGTTTATACACTGTTTAGAAGTATTATTATAggcgtattataatagtacgcGTGtatcatgtatacatatacgtgCACTGCAGTATTTGCGGACTACATCCTATACAGTCGTGTTTGAACACAATGACAAAATTCGATATTGATATTCGGTActatgttagtataatatattattatgttataggaTTACagaagtaatattatttgttgttatgtAAAACGGCGCGTTGTAATGCCAAAGTTTTTATAGCTTTGACGATAACCTTTTACGCtgagtaataataattgccGTGTCACTTTTCTCGTCACGATGACATTtgaaactataaaacattatatctacttattttaatattaatattatgttttgttttgttttcaaacAGTATTATACTAGTTGAACTTTTAGCCTTGTCTTTATGGTAGACTTACCTATATGGCGCAAACGtacaaactttttatttttaccttattTAATGATCATTTTTCACGCGTCTTTGTGGTCCTGGTAATGGTTGGTATAAGAAATCGTAAGAATGCCTGAACGCgtatagtcttattaattttttttttaagagttttaataatttattatcgttgtatatacttacatattatgattaagtattaataatggcTACGTGTTTTGTAaagttttgattaattatattatattttactgattaATTAGGCAGTATCATCTCGGATGTGTCAAAAACGCGTACAATAAACATAAACGTGCCATATACGATTTATTCATAACTACGAAACAGCTTACATGACGTAAACGAAAGGATGTAGAGTAAAATTCGTTTGAAAGACAATATATACGATTCGTGTAACTGAAACGTTGTTCTACGCTTATTTGCACACGATCAAAAAGGTTAAACGATTTACTTGAAGTAGCATGCAATCGACatgtcattataaataaataatgtttacggATAAAACTTGACTGCAAACCGTAGCTcgaatttaataactattaacattttGCTGTAATATCATGTGTTTGTTACAAGTGCGCGTTATCATAAAATCTGTAATCTGTCATTTACAGGGcaataatgagtaatgagtagatcgagtaggtataatattataatttataattaatattataatgtattatgtaaagttGATTCGTTGATCTGAGTTTTctaagaatttgaatataatgttTCCAATTTATTGTACTGCCGAACTGCGTTAAACAAGTGGCTAATGCAAATTAtggtaaatatacaatttattagttttataaaaatgttttatatttttcttaaataaataagagtatattatatttttgtttatactacGGCTAAATaggtgaatttaatttttataatattgccaACTGTATAGCCCCGACAATGCcctagaaaaaaaaacgaacaaaaataaaatacgtatcaAACGCAATGTAGGCAAATGATGATTTTCAAtcgatgataatttaaattgtgcaAAGCAAAATATCATAGAACCCGAAAGATGCGTTGCTTATCCAACATTTTACTGCACTACTTTTGATAACCTTATACCAAACAGGTAGTATaccataaaagtataatattaaatatcttatctcaaatttaagatttttgtaaaCAACTAGGTTATAACACTTCGTAATATTGTTTGTTTCATATAGATAAAAACCACGGCACTAGACTATCCAACAGGTGGTTTGACGAGATATAAGTATGTAAATGTTACATAAAACGAATCTGGTGGCGAAACGGAGTTCGCCGGGTCtgctagtatataatatattgtcattgGTCTTACAAACGTTAAATAACAGTATGTCTTTCCgatggaaaaaataataattacgtagaTGATCATTGAAATCACTTTTTGagtaacttattagttattattatattatatttacactttAGATCCACGCATaggcataatttattatgtttttgtaaatttatattattattatatgtttattgaacATTATAATTCAGTTGAAAACCAACTTATAAGAATCAATAACAATCAATGCTCCCAATTTTATTCTTACGggtttatactattttacatattatatgtatttctaaatattatttaaaccgtataaatcataatcattataaattgaaCGGTTGATTTTTTCCATAATGTTATTATCTctgtagattttaatttttgtcaaataCAGACTCGTAATTAAATAtccatatttgatatttaaatcatatgtacacatttataatataaatacttgaatAAATTATAGTCATTAACAACGAATAGTATCTAATGTAAGTATTAATACTCGTTACCAACGGTATCCCACTatacattaacaaaaaaaattattcgatttttgAGCCAAACCGAAATTCAAATTAGTAACATTTAGAGGCATTGCACGGTAATCAATAGTGGTTgaaaaatgaaacaatattaatactcCTTGAATCTCAGACAATATATGTGCAAAATTTGGTGGCAATTGGTCTAGTAATCCATAGATTCCATACAaacttatacattaatttataaatatacctaatattaatatatatatatatattataaattgtttttaggtaccta is a genomic window of Rhopalosiphum padi isolate XX-2018 chromosome 4, ASM2088224v1, whole genome shotgun sequence containing:
- the LOC132930416 gene encoding protein obstructor-E-like — translated: MFRVLVVVAVIAATSVIYAGGVTRRTVRRQRQYLDNGGYDRDAATSSNVCPERNGRYPLGNQCDKYLQCENGVPAEKLCPDGLFFNSKSSIFSYPCQYPPEVDCEGRTQLQPPQSTSDCPRQFGYFRLGDETKCGQFLNCVNGIGYKFDCPEGLAFNELTFRCDWPDQVDTCDAEAFLGFRCPPEENPLEGHKLHPNSMDCQKFYLCVSGRPRLYNCGTGLGFNELIGACDIRENVTSCYSRTPDNFVRLG